A window of the ANME-2 cluster archaeon genome harbors these coding sequences:
- a CDS encoding methyltransferase — translation MENYSNRLIIEELEKIYSSTRGLNDQEIIQDHSDNFEPFFQRLDYLSALEIDDLFAQDIVCKLKPDCALESIVRFRNLYSLRLETENAYSILESSQPWEVLEKFTHYSNYVQLAQSEYQGSGLKPGDSVVFLGSGPLPLSLIIMCHQNGLKGIGIEQEPDRAKLSREVVEKLGLSSQIEIKTGNHFSLPLKSKYELLMVAAAAEPKIEIFNYLASVLPARMRLSYRIYGMGLRRVLETGFQFELPEQFTELYRIRPEPPVNNTVVFITKEAS, via the coding sequence ATGGAAAATTATTCAAACAGATTAATTATTGAAGAACTCGAAAAGATATATTCCTCAACTAGGGGTCTCAATGATCAAGAGATCATTCAAGATCATTCGGATAATTTTGAGCCTTTTTTTCAACGACTTGACTATCTAAGTGCACTTGAGATAGACGACCTGTTTGCACAGGATATCGTCTGCAAACTTAAACCTGATTGTGCACTTGAATCAATTGTCCGGTTTCGAAATCTATACAGTTTACGGCTCGAAACCGAAAACGCATATTCAATACTGGAAAGCAGCCAACCATGGGAAGTGCTTGAAAAATTTACCCATTACTCGAATTATGTCCAGCTAGCACAAAGCGAATATCAAGGATCCGGACTTAAACCAGGTGATAGTGTTGTGTTTCTTGGAAGCGGACCTCTACCCCTATCACTTATCATTATGTGCCATCAAAACGGACTTAAAGGAATCGGAATTGAACAGGAACCTGATAGAGCTAAACTCTCAAGAGAGGTGGTGGAGAAACTTGGTCTTTCCAGTCAGATAGAGATAAAAACTGGAAACCACTTTAGCTTACCCCTTAAAAGTAAATACGAACTTCTGATGGTAGCCGCTGCAGCCGAGCCTAAAATAGAGATCTTTAATTATCTGGCAAGTGTGCTGCCTGCGAGAATGAGACTATCCTATCGTATCTATGGAATGGGATTGCGAAGAGTACTGGAAACGGGTTTTCAATTTGAATTGCCTGAACAGTTCACAGAATTATATCGAATTAGACCAGAACCCCCTGTTAACAATACTGTTGTATTTATCACCAAAGAGGCCAGTTAA